From Pseudanabaena sp. FACHB-2040:
CCGACGCAGCACTTTAAGGTGGTGAGATAGGAGACTCTGCTCTAGGTCTAGTCGCCGATTCAGCTCACCTACGTGTTTCGGACCCTCCATCAGCATTTGCACAACCGCCAGACGAGTCTGATCTGCCAGAATCCGCAGCTGACGGGCGCAGAAAGACGGCATAGCAGGATCTGCCTGAGGCATCAGCAGCTCCCATTCCCACAAAGATGAATTTTCCTTCATATGAAAGACTATTCATCTCAATCCGTCAATCGGGCGCTTCAGTAGAAGACTACGAAGTGTCTGGTGGATTAAGCAAGAACCCAATTAAAAATTGAAGCGCAGGAGAGATAACTCGGTCCTGATTATTGCGACCTGGCCCAACTCCGCGCCATAGTGAGGCCATCTGCACCAAGTCAGCGCTAGGGGAGGCTGTATGTACGTTTTGATTGGGGGAGCTGGCATGATGGGCCTGAATCTGGCCGAGACACTGCTCCAGACAGGTCACACTGTAGCGCTAATCGACACCGCGCCTGCGGCCTGCCAGCACGCCCGTGAAAAAATTGGGGTAATGGCCTTTGAAGGCAGCGCTGTTAGCACTACAGTGCTCATGGAGGCAGGCATTCGCAAGGCTGATGCGGTGATTGCAGCGCTGCGCGACGACGCGCTAAATCTGGCCATGGTGACCCTAGCTAAGCACTATGGAGTACCCCAGATCGTAGTGCGAATGAGCGATCGCGACTTTGCCGAACCCTATCAACTGGCCGGAGCCACCCATATCATCAGCACCACTGATCTAGCTATCACCCGCATTCTCAACGCGATTGAGTATCCCCAAGTGGATGCCATGATGCACTTCGAGCAAGATCAGATAGAGGTGCTCAAGCTATCGATTCCCCAGGAGTGCTACTTGGTCGGGCGAACGCTGGCTGAGGTAGCCCGCGACCCCCGATTTCCAGCAGGAACTTTGATTATTGGCTACCAGGCCCACCCCCACGAAGACCTAACCATTCCCAATGGCAGCACGGTGCTGGAGCGAGGCTCCACGATTTTGGCCGTGACAAAGCCCCATCTGGTCAGGCACATGATTGACTTCTTAGGAATGTGCAGATAAAAAAGCGCCTCAGCTTTGCCCTATACCTCTCTCCTCCTCCCCTCACTCATCCTTCAAAGTCATCAGCTTCTCGTTAAGTTCGCTCACGTAGGACTGGGCCAAGTCGTCGGGCAGCAGTCCTTTGCGGGCGGCTCTGCGAACGGCTCCTTTTTCGGCTAAAAAGAGGCGGCGGCGCAGGCTGTCTAGGTAGCCCTGTTCAACCGGGTCGGGGGCTATGTCTGAGCGTTGATTGTAGAGGTCTCGCAGCTCTCGTTCGGAAGTGGCGATACGAGCCTGATAGGCGGCAAACAGTTCTTCGTAAAGGGATTTGGGTAGGCTGCCCGACTCTAGCAGGCTATTGAGTTCTTGCTGGGCGGCTTTAGAGGAGATCAGGTTGAGCTGTAGGGTTTCGATGTGCTGCCGCAGGGGAGAGATGGGGGAGAGGTTGAGCTGTTTGACGAGCCGGGGTAGGGCCAACCCCTGACCAATGAGCGACAGCAGCACGGCACTGTAGACCAGGGCAATTACTTCAGGGCGGCCGGGCAGGGTAAGCGGCAGGCTGACGGCTAGCGCCATTGACAGCGACCCTTTGACGTTGCCTAAAATCAGCACGTGCTGCCAGCGCAGGGGAATGGGGCGATCGAAGAAGTTGAGCAGGGCCACCAAAGGATAAATGGAGCAAATGCGCCCGATCTGATAAGCCAGAATGGCAAAGAGGGCGGCGGGAATGGTGTACCACAGGGTGCCTAAGTTGACTTCAATTCCTACCAGCAAAAAGATGAAGGTATTGACCCCAAACCCGGCATATTCCCAAAAGTTGAGCAGAGTGACGCGGGTAGAGGCTGAGGTGCGGCTAAAGCCCAGATTGCCGATGACCAGGCCGGTGACAACAACTGCGATCGCACCCG
This genomic window contains:
- a CDS encoding metalloregulator ArsR/SmtB family transcription factor, which translates into the protein MKENSSLWEWELLMPQADPAMPSFCARQLRILADQTRLAVVQMLMEGPKHVGELNRRLDLEQSLLSHHLKVLRREGLVVSSREGKAVLYQLAPGVQIGSAKALNLGCCSLSFETGA
- a CDS encoding TrkA family potassium uptake protein, which gives rise to MYVLIGGAGMMGLNLAETLLQTGHTVALIDTAPAACQHAREKIGVMAFEGSAVSTTVLMEAGIRKADAVIAALRDDALNLAMVTLAKHYGVPQIVVRMSDRDFAEPYQLAGATHIISTTDLAITRILNAIEYPQVDAMMHFEQDQIEVLKLSIPQECYLVGRTLAEVARDPRFPAGTLIIGYQAHPHEDLTIPNGSTVLERGSTILAVTKPHLVRHMIDFLGMCR
- a CDS encoding sodium:proton antiporter, which produces MGSAAAATTEFTGLVNTLIILLLVATGVALITRRLHIPYVVGLVVAGLAITKQALPGTIGLNPDLILNLFLPILIFEAAINTDFSRLRSTVKPIALLAGPGVLLAASITAALLQAGLGMAWITAAATGVILTITDTVSVIVAFREVPVPGRLATIVEGESLFNDGIALVLLSLIATFHTQGTVTPTAALSQLLVAFVGGGLVGLGLGYLCVGLFSQLDDALSDLLLTVAVSLGTFQLGQALGVSGAIAVVVTGLVIGNLGFSRTSASTRVTLLNFWEYAGFGVNTFIFLLVGIEVNLGTLWYTIPAALFAILAYQIGRICSIYPLVALLNFFDRPIPLRWQHVLILGNVKGSLSMALAVSLPLTLPGRPEVIALVYSAVLLSLIGQGLALPRLVKQLNLSPISPLRQHIETLQLNLISSKAAQQELNSLLESGSLPKSLYEELFAAYQARIATSERELRDLYNQRSDIAPDPVEQGYLDSLRRRLFLAEKGAVRRAARKGLLPDDLAQSYVSELNEKLMTLKDE